The following proteins are co-located in the Silene latifolia isolate original U9 population chromosome 1, ASM4854445v1, whole genome shotgun sequence genome:
- the LOC141595337 gene encoding laccase-4-like, producing MGLKGLMILVFFACVGVTLVESRVRHYKFDIVTKNYTRLCHSKPIVTVNGRFPGPTLYAREGDNVLVRVVNHVKYNVSIHWHGIRQLRTGWADGPAFVTQCPIQPGQSYLYNFTITGQRGTLFYHAHILWLRATAHGAIVILPKLGVPYPFPKPHKEAVVILAEWWKSDVEAVINEALKSGLAPNVSDSHTINGHPGPLSNCPGKGGFNLKVECGKTYMLRIINAALNEELFFKVAGHNLTVVEVDATYVKPFQTNTIVVAPGQTTNVLVKANKNIGKYLVAASPFMDAPIAVDNNTATATINYNNTLEESNSISTTFTSIPPKNATPVANTFLDSLRALNSENYPARVPLKIDHHLLFTVGLGVNPCPSCKQGNGSRVVASINNVTFVMPKIALLQAHYFNISGVYTDDFPKNPPHVYNFTGSGPKNLQTNNGTKVYRLTYNATVQLVLQDTGIISPENHPIHLHGFNFFAVGRGLGNYNPNKDPKKFNLVDPVERNTIGVPSGGWIAIRFRADNPGVWFMHCHLEVHTTWGLKMAFLVDNGKGPNESILPPPKDLPKC from the exons ATGGGATTAAAGGGTTTAATGATTTTGGTCTTCTTTGCATGTGTTGGTGTAACTTTAGTGGAATCACGGGTTCGCCATTACAAATTTGAT ATTGTAACGAAGAACTACACCCGGTTGTGCCATAGCAAGCCTATAGTTACCGTGAATGGTCGATTTCCGGGCCCCACTCTCTATGCGAGGGAAGGTGATAACGTCTTGGTGCGGGTCGTCAACCATGTCAAGTACAATGTCTCTATCCACTG GCACGGAATAAGACAGCTAAGAACAGGATGGGCTGATGGGCCAGCATTTGTAACACAATGTCCAATTCAGCCTGGACAAAGTTACTTGTACAATTTTACCATAACAGGGCAAAGAGGTACCCTTTTCTACCATGCACACATTTTATGGCTAAGGGCTACTGCCCATGGTGCCATTGTCATCTTGCCCAAACTCGGCGTCCCCTACCCTTTTCCGAAACCCCACAAAGAGGCCGTCGTCATACTAG CTGAATGGTGGAAATCGGATGTAGAAGCCGTAATTAACGAAGCCTTGAAGTCGGGTTTAGCACCAAATGTCTCGGATTCACATACTATAAATGGCCACCCCGGTCCCCTCTCCAATTGCCCTGGTAAAG GGGGATTCAACCTAAAAGTCGAATGTGGGAAGACATACATGTTACGAATCATCAACGCTGCACTCAACGAAGAACTCTTCTTCAAAGTAGCAGGACACAATCTAACAGTCGTCGAAGTAGACGCTACATACGTCAAACCGTTTCAAACAAACACCATTGTCGTTGCACCGGGTCAAACTACAAATGTTCTAGTTAAAGCTAACAAAAACATTGGAAAATACTTAGTCGCTGCATCACCGTTCATGGACGCACCAATTGCAGTCGATAATAATACCGCCACAGcgacaataaattacaataataccCTTGAAGAGTCTAACTCTATTTCAACGACTTTCACTAGCATTCCTCCTAAAAATGCCACCCCTGTTGCTAATACTTTCCTTGACTCGCTTCGTGCACTTAACTCGGAAAATTACCCTGCTAGGGTCCCTTTGAAAATCGACCATCATTTACTTTTTACCGTTGGTCTAGGGGTTAATCCTTGTCCGAGTTGTAAACAAGGAAATGGGAGTCGGGTTGTGGCTAGTATTAACAATGTCACCTTTGTTATGCCTAAAATCGCGTTACTTCAAGCACATTATTTCAACATTAGCGGAGTTTATACTGACGATTTCCCAAAGAACCCGCCACATGTTTATAATTTCACGGGGTCAGGACCGAAAAACTTGCAAACAAATAATGGTACTAAGGTTTATAGGTTAACATACAATGCAACTGTACAACTGGTTTTGCAAGATACTGGAATAATATCTCCTGAAAACCATCCTATCCATCTTCACGGGTTTAATTTCTTCGCGGTTGGTAGAGGTCTAGGGAATTATAACCCGAATAAGGACCCTAAGAAGTTTAATCTTGTTGATCCCGTCGAGAGGAATACAATTGGTGTCCCTTCTGGTGGTTGGATTGCAATTAGATTCCGAGCTGATAATCCag GTGTTTGGTTCATGCATTGTCATTTAGAAGTGCACACAACATGGGGACTAAAGATGGCATTTCTAGTAGACAATGGAAAAGGTCCGAACGAGTCGATATTACCTCCGCCGAAGGATCTTCCCAAATGCTAA
- the LOC141595401 gene encoding protein NRT1/ PTR FAMILY 8.1-like isoform X1 yields MFYEWPKVSTLSGGTGEKHCRMETTQISDDAVAVMYGTVDIHGNPADRKKTGNWKACLFILGSELFESLANCGMSTNLVNYFVDRLHEGNATASTNINNWSGTCFILPLLGAFLADAYWGKFRVIAIFSMLYLLGMVVFTLSASVNGLKPSCSADGCHPTTPQIGVAFISLYLVALGFGAYEPCFSSFGADQFDETDDKERNKKSSFFNWLYFTSNVGALLGSSLLVWIQNNVGWGWGFGIPTIAMAIAVVLFFCGFRLYRFQKPGGSPLTRIAQVLVATFTKIKIKVPHEKSLLYETADAESSIKGSRKLEYTHELRCFDKAAVPIDSDNIRGTPNPWRLCTVTQVEEFKAVVRLLPIWATGIVFSAIYSQMSTMFVLQGNTLDQHIGPNFKIPSATLLTFDILSVMFWVPVYDLIIIPAFSRLTGHERGFSLLQRMGIGLLISIFSMVTAGILEVVRLDMVKKHNYYDLKTIPISIFWQIPQYFLVGCAEVFICIGQLEFFYDQAPDAMRSLCSALSLTAMALGNYLSSLLVTIVTDVTTRDGKLGWIPDNLNRGHLDYFFWLLTVLSVANFLAYLWIAKWYTYKKVTASQA; encoded by the exons ATGTTTTATGAATGGCCTAAGGTTTCGACTCTAAGTGGTGGAACTGGAGAAAAGCATTGCAGAATGGAAACGACTCAAATATCAGATGACGCTGTCGCTGTGATGTACGGAACTGTGGATATTCATGGGAATCCGGCTGACAGGAAAAAAACCGGAAACTGGAAGGCTTGCCTATTTATCCTTG GAAGTGAATTATTTGAGAGCTTGGCAAACTGTGGAATGAGTACGAATCTGGTGAACTATTTTGTTGATCGTCTGCATGAAGGCAATGCTACTGCATCTACCAACATAAACAACTGGTCAGGGACATGCTTTATCTTGCCTTTACTTGGAGCCTTTTTAGCTGATGCTTATTGGGGTAAATTCCGGGTTATTGCCATTTTCTCAATGCTTTATCTCCTC GGAATGGTTGTGTTTACACTGAGTGCTTCAGTGAATGGGCTAAAGCCATCATGCAGCGCAGACGGTTGTCACCCAACAACACCGCAGATTGGAGTCGCATTTATTTCTCTCTACTTGGTTGCCCTTGGATTTGGTGCATATGAGCCTTGTTTCTCATCATTTGGAGCTGACCAATTCGATGAAACAGACGACAAAGAAAGGAATAAGAAAAGCTCTTTCTTTAATTGGTTGTACTTTACGAGCAACGTGGGTGCTCTTCTTGGTTCTTCACTGTTGGTGTGGATCCAGAACAATGTTGGTTGGGGATGGGGCTTCGGCATTCCAACTATAGCCATGGCTATTGCTGTAGTGCTCTTCTTCTGTGGGTTCCGTTTGTATCGCTTCCAGAAGCCTGGAGGGAGTCCCTTGACTCGTATTGCTCAGGTGCTGGTTGCAACGTTTACAAAAATTAAGATCAAAGTTCCCCATGAGAAAAGCCTTCTGTATGAGACAGCTGATGCGGAATCAAGCATTAAAGGAAGTCGCAAGCTGGAGTATACACACGAATTAAG ATGTTTCGACAAAGCTGCAGTACCAATCGACAGTGATAACATCAGGGGAACGCCAAACCCATGGAGGCTCTGTACCGTAACTCAGGTTGAAGAATTCAAAGCCGTAGTCAGATTGCTTCCCATTTGGGCAACTGGGATCGTTTTCTCAGCCATCTATAGTCAGATGAGCACCATGTTTGTTTTGCAAGGAAACACTTTAGACCAACACATAGGACCAAATTTCAAAATCCCATCAGCAACGCTCTTAACTTTCGACATTCTAAGTGTTATGTTCTGGGTCCCAGTCTATGACCTTATCATCATCCCGGCCTTTTCAAGACTAACAGGTCATGAGCGCGGTTTTAGTCTGCTTCAAAGGATGGGAATCGGGCtgctcatttcaatcttttccatGGTTACAGCCGGTATATTAGAAGTCGTAAGGCTAGACATGGTAAAGAAACACAATTACTACGACTTAAAAACCATCCCCATCTCGATATTCTGGCAAATTCCACAGTATTTTCTGGTTGGGTGTGCAGAAGTGTTTATATGTATCGGGCAGTTGGAGTTCTTCTATGACCAGGCGCCCGATGCAATGAGAAGCCTGTGCTCGGCTCTATCACTCACAGCCATGGCTCTAGGAAACTACCTTAGCTCATTGCTTGTGACGATAGTCACTGACGTGACCACAAGGGACGGGAAACTAGGTTGGATCCCGGATAACTTAAATAGAGGCCACCTTGATTACTTCTTTTGGCTTTTGACTGTCCTCAGCGTAGCCAACTTCCTCGCGTATCTCTGGATTGCTAAGTGGTACACGTACAAGAAGGTCACAGCCTCGCAGGCGTAG
- the LOC141595401 gene encoding protein NRT1/ PTR FAMILY 8.1-like isoform X2 yields METTQISDDAVAVMYGTVDIHGNPADRKKTGNWKACLFILGSELFESLANCGMSTNLVNYFVDRLHEGNATASTNINNWSGTCFILPLLGAFLADAYWGKFRVIAIFSMLYLLGMVVFTLSASVNGLKPSCSADGCHPTTPQIGVAFISLYLVALGFGAYEPCFSSFGADQFDETDDKERNKKSSFFNWLYFTSNVGALLGSSLLVWIQNNVGWGWGFGIPTIAMAIAVVLFFCGFRLYRFQKPGGSPLTRIAQVLVATFTKIKIKVPHEKSLLYETADAESSIKGSRKLEYTHELRCFDKAAVPIDSDNIRGTPNPWRLCTVTQVEEFKAVVRLLPIWATGIVFSAIYSQMSTMFVLQGNTLDQHIGPNFKIPSATLLTFDILSVMFWVPVYDLIIIPAFSRLTGHERGFSLLQRMGIGLLISIFSMVTAGILEVVRLDMVKKHNYYDLKTIPISIFWQIPQYFLVGCAEVFICIGQLEFFYDQAPDAMRSLCSALSLTAMALGNYLSSLLVTIVTDVTTRDGKLGWIPDNLNRGHLDYFFWLLTVLSVANFLAYLWIAKWYTYKKVTASQA; encoded by the exons ATGGAAACGACTCAAATATCAGATGACGCTGTCGCTGTGATGTACGGAACTGTGGATATTCATGGGAATCCGGCTGACAGGAAAAAAACCGGAAACTGGAAGGCTTGCCTATTTATCCTTG GAAGTGAATTATTTGAGAGCTTGGCAAACTGTGGAATGAGTACGAATCTGGTGAACTATTTTGTTGATCGTCTGCATGAAGGCAATGCTACTGCATCTACCAACATAAACAACTGGTCAGGGACATGCTTTATCTTGCCTTTACTTGGAGCCTTTTTAGCTGATGCTTATTGGGGTAAATTCCGGGTTATTGCCATTTTCTCAATGCTTTATCTCCTC GGAATGGTTGTGTTTACACTGAGTGCTTCAGTGAATGGGCTAAAGCCATCATGCAGCGCAGACGGTTGTCACCCAACAACACCGCAGATTGGAGTCGCATTTATTTCTCTCTACTTGGTTGCCCTTGGATTTGGTGCATATGAGCCTTGTTTCTCATCATTTGGAGCTGACCAATTCGATGAAACAGACGACAAAGAAAGGAATAAGAAAAGCTCTTTCTTTAATTGGTTGTACTTTACGAGCAACGTGGGTGCTCTTCTTGGTTCTTCACTGTTGGTGTGGATCCAGAACAATGTTGGTTGGGGATGGGGCTTCGGCATTCCAACTATAGCCATGGCTATTGCTGTAGTGCTCTTCTTCTGTGGGTTCCGTTTGTATCGCTTCCAGAAGCCTGGAGGGAGTCCCTTGACTCGTATTGCTCAGGTGCTGGTTGCAACGTTTACAAAAATTAAGATCAAAGTTCCCCATGAGAAAAGCCTTCTGTATGAGACAGCTGATGCGGAATCAAGCATTAAAGGAAGTCGCAAGCTGGAGTATACACACGAATTAAG ATGTTTCGACAAAGCTGCAGTACCAATCGACAGTGATAACATCAGGGGAACGCCAAACCCATGGAGGCTCTGTACCGTAACTCAGGTTGAAGAATTCAAAGCCGTAGTCAGATTGCTTCCCATTTGGGCAACTGGGATCGTTTTCTCAGCCATCTATAGTCAGATGAGCACCATGTTTGTTTTGCAAGGAAACACTTTAGACCAACACATAGGACCAAATTTCAAAATCCCATCAGCAACGCTCTTAACTTTCGACATTCTAAGTGTTATGTTCTGGGTCCCAGTCTATGACCTTATCATCATCCCGGCCTTTTCAAGACTAACAGGTCATGAGCGCGGTTTTAGTCTGCTTCAAAGGATGGGAATCGGGCtgctcatttcaatcttttccatGGTTACAGCCGGTATATTAGAAGTCGTAAGGCTAGACATGGTAAAGAAACACAATTACTACGACTTAAAAACCATCCCCATCTCGATATTCTGGCAAATTCCACAGTATTTTCTGGTTGGGTGTGCAGAAGTGTTTATATGTATCGGGCAGTTGGAGTTCTTCTATGACCAGGCGCCCGATGCAATGAGAAGCCTGTGCTCGGCTCTATCACTCACAGCCATGGCTCTAGGAAACTACCTTAGCTCATTGCTTGTGACGATAGTCACTGACGTGACCACAAGGGACGGGAAACTAGGTTGGATCCCGGATAACTTAAATAGAGGCCACCTTGATTACTTCTTTTGGCTTTTGACTGTCCTCAGCGTAGCCAACTTCCTCGCGTATCTCTGGATTGCTAAGTGGTACACGTACAAGAAGGTCACAGCCTCGCAGGCGTAG